The proteins below are encoded in one region of Vibrio sp. ED004:
- a CDS encoding diguanylate cyclase, which yields MNDQFGHSVGDDVIRTLANTIKKHVKALNGVVGRWGGEEFIVFFPKNKRLTRPPSILQILKHEWWGAYLRRVSNSSILGVQPHQVSIKRQYWHYRQLHPSYQQFPQYIDSSYR from the coding sequence ATTAACGACCAATTTGGGCACAGTGTTGGCGACGATGTAATTCGCACCCTCGCGAATACCATTAAGAAGCACGTCAAAGCCTTGAACGGCGTGGTTGGACGCTGGGGTGGCGAAGAATTTATCGTCTTCTTTCCAAAAAACAAACGACTCACGCGACCGCCCTCGATACTGCAGATTCTCAAGCACGAGTGGTGGGGAGCGTATTTGCGAAGAGTTTCGAACTCATCAATTCTTGGGGTTCAACCGCACCAAGTTTCAATCAAGCGTCAGTATTGGCATTACCGACAGCTGCATCCTTCGTACCAGCAATTCCCTCAATACATTGATTCGAGTTACAGATGA
- a CDS encoding diguanylate cyclase, producing MHRALHDDLTQVFNRSAIYDWLKKPLKEQTEMSCLLLDIDDFKRLTTNLGTVLATM from the coding sequence ATGCACCGCGCACTTCACGACGACTTAACGCAGGTGTTCAACCGCAGTGCCATTTACGATTGGTTAAAGAAGCCGTTAAAAGAACAAACTGAGATGTCTTGCCTACTGCTTGATATTGATGACTTCAAAAGATTAACGACCAATTTGGGCACAGTGTTGGCGACGATGTAA
- a CDS encoding PAS domain-containing protein — MSIQLDLTTATRCQNFDSAQGYITLQDHRVIDVDQNIAKIFGYDTREALLNNVDFVYSLIPKHYRGSVRERYLSAIKGKLQNGKIYTDVPVKGNFLSLFSLAQCIMVNNRPALRVMLIDITSVIAAERRHKEKDQMYRALLNSSKQGVLVHRNFKPLMVNQAWVEMLGAKSIEEVLAMDSIISIIPPDNRTNAMRRCQSILAGDTPSFSSVVENQCFDGSKKHFNIYDNIINWEGEKAIQVVVEDVSDKVILEQEPCTAHFTTT, encoded by the coding sequence ATGAGTATCCAATTAGATTTAACCACAGCCACACGTTGCCAGAATTTCGATTCTGCACAGGGCTACATTACGCTACAAGATCACCGTGTCATCGATGTCGACCAAAACATCGCTAAGATCTTCGGTTACGATACCCGCGAAGCTCTTCTCAACAACGTTGATTTTGTCTACTCGCTAATACCCAAGCATTATCGCGGCTCTGTCCGTGAACGTTACCTTTCTGCGATTAAAGGCAAACTGCAAAACGGTAAGATCTATACAGATGTCCCCGTGAAAGGAAATTTCCTCTCATTGTTCAGCCTCGCTCAATGCATTATGGTCAATAATCGCCCTGCACTTCGCGTCATGCTCATTGATATCACGTCTGTCATCGCCGCAGAGCGACGCCATAAAGAAAAGGATCAGATGTATCGAGCTCTGCTCAATAGCTCTAAACAAGGCGTGCTCGTACATCGAAACTTCAAACCGCTTATGGTCAATCAAGCATGGGTTGAAATGCTAGGCGCCAAATCAATAGAAGAAGTGCTTGCCATGGATTCCATCATTTCAATTATCCCGCCGGACAATCGTACCAACGCCATGAGACGCTGCCAGAGTATTCTTGCCGGTGATACGCCAAGCTTCAGTTCGGTGGTTGAAAACCAATGTTTTGATGGCAGTAAAAAACACTTCAATATCTACGACAACATCATCAACTGGGAAGGCGAGAAAGCCATTCAAGTGGTAGTAGAAGATGTTTCCGATAAGGTGATATTAGAACAAGAACCATGCACCGCGCACTTCACGACGACTTAA
- a CDS encoding GNAT family N-acetyltransferase has translation MEIKIDDLSGGEVIGLLEEHLADMYATSPPESVHALDLDGLKSPEITFFSAWQDSQLLGCVAIKELDTQHAELKSMRTSQFARKSGVASQLLQHVLDTASARQYRQISLETGSEDYFKPARNLYEKFGFGYCEPFADYELDPHSQFMTIELR, from the coding sequence ATGGAAATAAAAATTGATGACTTGTCTGGCGGAGAGGTGATTGGGCTACTTGAAGAACATTTAGCTGATATGTACGCGACATCGCCACCAGAAAGCGTTCATGCACTTGACCTTGATGGGCTAAAGTCACCAGAGATAACATTTTTCAGCGCATGGCAAGACAGCCAGTTACTGGGCTGTGTCGCGATTAAAGAGCTGGATACTCAACATGCTGAACTTAAGTCGATGAGAACTTCTCAATTTGCACGTAAATCTGGTGTTGCTAGCCAACTTCTGCAACATGTTTTGGATACAGCAAGCGCTCGCCAATATCGACAAATCAGCTTAGAAACTGGCTCTGAAGATTACTTTAAACCTGCGCGTAACTTGTATGAGAAATTTGGCTTTGGTTATTGCGAACCTTTTGCAGATTACGAGCTCGATCCTCACAGTCAATTTATGACTATCGAACTGCGCTAG